In Coregonus clupeaformis isolate EN_2021a chromosome 15, ASM2061545v1, whole genome shotgun sequence, one genomic interval encodes:
- the LOC121582231 gene encoding voltage-dependent anion-selective channel protein 2-like isoform X1 — protein MLVGGRGLKYASFDRVKDASQHKIGAMAVPPSYSDLGKAAKDIFSKGYVFGIVKLDLKTKSQSGVMEFNTSGSSNTDTGKAAGNLETKYKMKELGLSFNQKWNTDNTLATEVTVEDQLAQGLKVALDTSFVPNTGKKSGKLKTGYKRDFLNVGCDVDFEGPIIHAAAVVGYEGWLAGYQMAFDMAKSKLAQNNFALGYKAGDFQLHTNVNDGTEFGGSIYQKVDDQLETAITLAWTAGSNNTRFGIAAKYALDKDASLSAKVNNASLIGVGYTQSLRPGVKVTLSALIDGKNFNTGGHKVGLGFELEA, from the exons ATGCTAGTTGGTGGGAGAGGGCTAAAGTACGCTAGCTTTGACAGGGTGAAGGACGCTTCACAACATAAAATCG gtgcaATGGCTGTTCCTCCTTCATATTCAGACCTGGGCAAGGCTGCCAAGGATATATTCAGCAAGGGCTATG TCTTCGGCATTGTGAAGCTGGACCTGAAGACCAAGTCTCAGAGCGGAGTG ATG GAGTTCAACACATCAGGGTCCAGTAACACAGACACGGGGAAGGCAGCAGGTAACCTGGAGACCAAGTACAAGATGAAGGAGCTGGGCCTGAGCTTCAACCAGAAGTGGAACACAGACAACACCCTGGCTACAGAGGTCACTGTGGAGGACCAGCTGGCTCAGGGACTCAAGGTGGCCCTGGACACATCCTTCGTACCAAacacagg CAAGAAGAGTGGCAAGCTGAAGACTGGCTACAAGCGTGACTTCCTTAATGTGGGCTGTGACGTTGACTTCGAGGGTCCCATAATCCACGCAGCAGCCGTGGTGGGCTATGAGGGCTGGCTGGCCGGGTACCAGATGGCCTTCGATATGGCCAAGTCCAAACTGGCCCAGAACAACTTCGCCCTGGGATACAAGGCTGGAGACTTCCAGCTCCACACCAACGT tAATGATGGGACTGAGTTTGGAGGTTCTATCTACCAGAAGGTGGATGACCAGCTGGAGACGGCGATCACTCTGGCCTGGACGGCCGGCAGCAACAACACACGCTTCGGCATCGCAGCCAAATACGCTCTGGACAAAGACGCTTCCTTGTCT GCCAAAGTGAACAACGCCAGCCTGATTGGAGTCGGCTACACCCAGAGCCTCAGGCCAG gTGTGAAGGTGACTCTGTCAGCCCTGATCGATGGGAAGAACTTCAACACCGGCGGTCACAAGGTGGGCCTGGGCTTCGAGCTGGAGGCATAG
- the LOC121583247 gene encoding torsin-4A, with amino-acid sequence MAVVVALKPAHYPVHRRSLLFSPHKPHGASLVKNSVYRRLAITYNFKMGDQDVYERLSGSQTDGEMGEEKEGESEGESETRGSWTGAQSFCQFSSSLRAVVRIRQKYQTMKKRRLELAGLGGGGPVVRAGLLTGAPVRTSPKIFTFEGLTPSSSTKTAPSLLQKKKMKRSRRVMFPSGGGCRAPVVQEHSRAKNCLFLLCTILFLQVYNAIENLDDHVLKYDLEGLEKTLCREVFGQQGAMEALLAQLRDYLSTYVHNKPLVLSLHGPSGVGKSHIGRLLAGHFRSVVGEPLVLQYFVLHHCPLEDEAWRCARALTILVSETVLRAEEEEKIPVFIFDEAEHLHPELLDALRDLVQSKRSNEYLNAVYLFLSNQGHNHITMHLLHNSSSDSMMRVSGYHGNLVKELTPLLQKTLEKLHPLWADAELLPLTLLEKGHVTECFLDEMTREGFYPDHTNIERLAGEIEYYPVVGGRVYARTGCKQVVAKVNLL; translated from the exons atgGGCGACCAAGATGTTTATGAAAGACTGTCGGGGTCCcagacagacggagagatgggcgaagagaaagaaggagaaagCGAAGGAGAGAGTGAAACGAGGGGGTCGTGGACAGGCGCTCAGAGTTTCTGCCAGTTCTCATCCTCTCTACGTGCTGTGGTTCGCATTAGACAGAAATACCAGACCATGAAGAAACGACGGCTGGAGTTAGCCGGGCTGGGTGGAGGAGGGCCAGTGGTAAGGGCTGGTCTCCTCACTGGGGCCCCTGTTCGCACCAGCCCCAAAATCTTCACCTTTGAGGGGTTGACCCCCTCCAGCTCCACCAAGACCGCCCCCTCGCTCCTCCaaaagaagaagatgaagaggtcGCGGCGGGTTATGTTCCCCAGTGGAGGGGGGTGCAGGGCCCCCGTCGTACAGGAACACAGCCGAGCAAAAAActgcctcttcctcctctgcaCCATCCTCTTCCTCCAG gtgTATAATGCCATAGAAAACCTTGATGACCACGTCCTGAAGTATGACCTGGAGGGATTAGAGAAGACTCTATGTAGGGAGGTGTTTGGCCAGCAGGGGGCGATGGAGGCTCTTTTAGCCCAGCTCAGAGACTACCTCTCTACTTACGTCCACAATAAACCCCTGGTCCTCTCCTTACATGGGCCCAGCGGCGTGGGGAAGAGCCACATAGGGAGACTCCTGGCTGGGCACTTCCGCTCGGTGGTGGGGGAGCCCCTGGTTCTCCAGTACTTTGTGTTGCACCACTGCCCCCTGGAGGATGAGGCCTGGCGCTGCGCCCGAGCTCTGACGATCTTAGTGTCGGAGACAGTgctgagagcagaggaggaggagaaaattCCGGTATTCATATTTGACGAAGCAGAGCACCTTCACCCAGAGCTGCTTGATGCGCTGAGGGATCTGGTGCAATCAAAACGCTCCAACGAATACCTGAACGCAGTCTACCTGTTCCTTAGCAACCAAGGACACAACCACATCACTATGCACCTGCTGCACAACTCATCCAGCGACTCCATGATGAGGGTGTCTGGGTACCACGGCAACCTCGTCAAGGAGCTGACTCCGTTGTTGCAGAAAACTCTGGAGAAGCTCCACCCACTGTGGGCAGATGCTGAACTCCTACCTCTGACCCTGCTGGAGAAAGGTCACGTGACGGAGTGCTTCCTGGATGAGATGACGAGGGAGGGATTCTACCCGGACCATACCAACATTGAGAGGCTGGCGGGGGAGATAGAGTACTACCCCGTGGTAGGGGGCCGGGTTTATGCCCGGACAGGCTGTAAACAGGTGGTGGCGAAGGTCAACCTGCTGTGA
- the LOC121582231 gene encoding voltage-dependent anion-selective channel protein 2-like isoform X3, with amino-acid sequence MAVPPSYSDLGKAAKDIFSKGYVFGIVKLDLKTKSQSGVMEFNTSGSSNTDTGKAAGNLETKYKMKELGLSFNQKWNTDNTLATEVTVEDQLAQGLKVALDTSFVPNTGKKSGKLKTGYKRDFLNVGCDVDFEGPIIHAAAVVGYEGWLAGYQMAFDMAKSKLAQNNFALGYKAGDFQLHTNVNDGTEFGGSIYQKVDDQLETAITLAWTAGSNNTRFGIAAKYALDKDASLSAKVNNASLIGVGYTQSLRPGVKVTLSALIDGKNFNTGGHKVGLGFELEA; translated from the exons ATGGCTGTTCCTCCTTCATATTCAGACCTGGGCAAGGCTGCCAAGGATATATTCAGCAAGGGCTATG TCTTCGGCATTGTGAAGCTGGACCTGAAGACCAAGTCTCAGAGCGGAGTG ATG GAGTTCAACACATCAGGGTCCAGTAACACAGACACGGGGAAGGCAGCAGGTAACCTGGAGACCAAGTACAAGATGAAGGAGCTGGGCCTGAGCTTCAACCAGAAGTGGAACACAGACAACACCCTGGCTACAGAGGTCACTGTGGAGGACCAGCTGGCTCAGGGACTCAAGGTGGCCCTGGACACATCCTTCGTACCAAacacagg CAAGAAGAGTGGCAAGCTGAAGACTGGCTACAAGCGTGACTTCCTTAATGTGGGCTGTGACGTTGACTTCGAGGGTCCCATAATCCACGCAGCAGCCGTGGTGGGCTATGAGGGCTGGCTGGCCGGGTACCAGATGGCCTTCGATATGGCCAAGTCCAAACTGGCCCAGAACAACTTCGCCCTGGGATACAAGGCTGGAGACTTCCAGCTCCACACCAACGT tAATGATGGGACTGAGTTTGGAGGTTCTATCTACCAGAAGGTGGATGACCAGCTGGAGACGGCGATCACTCTGGCCTGGACGGCCGGCAGCAACAACACACGCTTCGGCATCGCAGCCAAATACGCTCTGGACAAAGACGCTTCCTTGTCT GCCAAAGTGAACAACGCCAGCCTGATTGGAGTCGGCTACACCCAGAGCCTCAGGCCAG gTGTGAAGGTGACTCTGTCAGCCCTGATCGATGGGAAGAACTTCAACACCGGCGGTCACAAGGTGGGCCTGGGCTTCGAGCTGGAGGCATAG
- the LOC121582231 gene encoding voltage-dependent anion-selective channel protein 2-like isoform X2 — protein sequence MLVGGRGLKYASFDRVKDASQHKIGAMAVPPSYSDLGKAAKDIFSKGYVFGIVKLDLKTKSQSGVEFNTSGSSNTDTGKAAGNLETKYKMKELGLSFNQKWNTDNTLATEVTVEDQLAQGLKVALDTSFVPNTGKKSGKLKTGYKRDFLNVGCDVDFEGPIIHAAAVVGYEGWLAGYQMAFDMAKSKLAQNNFALGYKAGDFQLHTNVNDGTEFGGSIYQKVDDQLETAITLAWTAGSNNTRFGIAAKYALDKDASLSAKVNNASLIGVGYTQSLRPGVKVTLSALIDGKNFNTGGHKVGLGFELEA from the exons ATGCTAGTTGGTGGGAGAGGGCTAAAGTACGCTAGCTTTGACAGGGTGAAGGACGCTTCACAACATAAAATCG gtgcaATGGCTGTTCCTCCTTCATATTCAGACCTGGGCAAGGCTGCCAAGGATATATTCAGCAAGGGCTATG TCTTCGGCATTGTGAAGCTGGACCTGAAGACCAAGTCTCAGAGCGGAGTG GAGTTCAACACATCAGGGTCCAGTAACACAGACACGGGGAAGGCAGCAGGTAACCTGGAGACCAAGTACAAGATGAAGGAGCTGGGCCTGAGCTTCAACCAGAAGTGGAACACAGACAACACCCTGGCTACAGAGGTCACTGTGGAGGACCAGCTGGCTCAGGGACTCAAGGTGGCCCTGGACACATCCTTCGTACCAAacacagg CAAGAAGAGTGGCAAGCTGAAGACTGGCTACAAGCGTGACTTCCTTAATGTGGGCTGTGACGTTGACTTCGAGGGTCCCATAATCCACGCAGCAGCCGTGGTGGGCTATGAGGGCTGGCTGGCCGGGTACCAGATGGCCTTCGATATGGCCAAGTCCAAACTGGCCCAGAACAACTTCGCCCTGGGATACAAGGCTGGAGACTTCCAGCTCCACACCAACGT tAATGATGGGACTGAGTTTGGAGGTTCTATCTACCAGAAGGTGGATGACCAGCTGGAGACGGCGATCACTCTGGCCTGGACGGCCGGCAGCAACAACACACGCTTCGGCATCGCAGCCAAATACGCTCTGGACAAAGACGCTTCCTTGTCT GCCAAAGTGAACAACGCCAGCCTGATTGGAGTCGGCTACACCCAGAGCCTCAGGCCAG gTGTGAAGGTGACTCTGTCAGCCCTGATCGATGGGAAGAACTTCAACACCGGCGGTCACAAGGTGGGCCTGGGCTTCGAGCTGGAGGCATAG